The following proteins come from a genomic window of Candidatus Latescibacterota bacterium:
- the kdsA gene encoding 3-deoxy-8-phosphooctulonate synthase, which translates to MRSLEIGGRRFDPDKTPLLIAGPCVLESPEDAMRVAEKCLEAAEKAGFFYVFKASYLKDNRSSLDSYTGPGLEKGLETLRIIGERLGVPLITDVHCREETGPASEVCDILQIPAFLVRQTRLVASAAATGKVVNLKKGQFLSPEEMSNAVGKARGSGDGGVMVTERGTFFGYNNLVVDMTSFERMRPLGVPMIFDATHSLQLPGGLGDRSGGRPQYARALARAAVAAGCDGLFIETHFSPLSCSCDAEVMLPIEELPALLKETVSIFRMIRHEK; encoded by the coding sequence ATGCGATCCCTTGAAATAGGCGGCAGGAGATTCGATCCGGACAAGACTCCATTACTTATAGCCGGGCCATGCGTACTTGAATCGCCTGAAGACGCGATGCGGGTGGCAGAAAAATGTCTTGAAGCAGCGGAAAAGGCCGGGTTCTTCTACGTTTTCAAAGCGAGCTATCTCAAGGATAACAGGTCATCCCTCGATTCTTACACCGGCCCGGGACTCGAAAAGGGGCTGGAGACGCTCAGGATAATCGGCGAAAGGCTCGGTGTGCCATTGATCACCGATGTTCATTGCAGGGAGGAGACAGGGCCTGCATCTGAAGTCTGCGATATTCTTCAGATCCCCGCTTTCCTGGTCAGACAGACGAGACTCGTGGCGAGTGCCGCGGCAACAGGAAAGGTAGTCAACCTGAAGAAAGGGCAGTTCCTTTCCCCGGAAGAAATGTCGAATGCTGTCGGGAAGGCCCGGGGAAGTGGTGATGGTGGGGTGATGGTCACGGAGCGGGGGACGTTTTTCGGATATAATAATCTGGTCGTCGATATGACATCTTTTGAGAGGATGCGACCACTCGGAGTACCGATGATATTCGACGCCACTCATTCTCTTCAGCTTCCCGGCGGGCTTGGAGACAGGTCGGGCGGGAGGCCTCAGTACGCTCGCGCCCTGGCGAGGGCAGCTGTCGCGGCGGGATGCGATGGACTTTTCATTGAGACTCATTTCTCCCCTCTCTCCTGCAGTTGTGATGCCGAAGTAATGCTGCCCATCGAGGAATTGCCGGCCCTGTTGAAAGAGACTGTCAGTATTTTCAGGATGATCAGACATGAAAAATAA
- a CDS encoding CTP synthase, giving the protein MGEKTKYIFVTGGVVSSLGKGIAASSLGLLLKQRGLNVVLQKFDPYLNVDPGTMSPFQHGEVFVTDDGAETDLDLGHYERFIDRSLSQRSNVTTGQVYEAIINRERAGGYLGRTVQVVPHVTDEIKSRILMAAENGHDVDVVITEVGGTTGDIEGLPFLEAIRQLKRDLGRENVIYIHLTLVPYIKAAQEIKTKPTQHSVKGLREIGIQPQILLCRSETSLAEDIKEKIALFCNVEERAVIEAVDAKSIYEVPLKFHEQGLDDIVVELLDLDCPEPDLREWEEMVGKIFNVEGTVDIAVCGKYTQIVDAYKSIIESFTHAGVANDVQVNIRWVNVEDIEKQGAEALLDGVHGVLVPGGFGDRGIEGKIMAVRYAREKGIPFLGICLGLQCAVIEFARNVCGIEAGSSEFDPDCSNPVIDLMLEQRSRSKMGGTMRLGAYPCRLTEKTLAYSLYGETDISERHRHRWEVNNEYRQQLETNGLTISGLSPDGELVEVVEIPGHPFFIAAQFHPELKSRPMRVHPLFRGLVAAARDMMKSGGVRGSETVAGTES; this is encoded by the coding sequence TTGGGCGAGAAGACTAAATATATATTCGTGACTGGTGGGGTGGTTTCTTCTCTCGGAAAAGGCATAGCGGCTTCATCGCTGGGCCTTCTTCTCAAGCAGCGCGGTCTCAATGTGGTCCTTCAGAAATTCGATCCATATCTCAACGTCGATCCGGGCACTATGAGCCCTTTCCAGCATGGAGAGGTATTCGTCACCGACGACGGGGCAGAGACGGATCTCGATCTGGGGCACTATGAGCGTTTCATCGACCGTAGCCTGAGTCAGCGTTCCAACGTGACGACAGGGCAGGTATACGAGGCGATCATCAACAGAGAAAGGGCCGGCGGTTACCTGGGAAGAACCGTACAGGTGGTTCCCCACGTGACCGATGAGATCAAGAGCCGTATCCTTATGGCTGCTGAAAACGGTCATGACGTCGATGTCGTGATCACGGAAGTAGGTGGCACGACGGGTGATATCGAGGGGCTGCCGTTCCTGGAGGCGATCCGCCAGTTGAAAAGGGACCTTGGCAGGGAAAACGTCATATATATCCATCTGACGCTTGTCCCCTATATAAAGGCCGCACAGGAGATCAAGACCAAGCCCACACAGCACAGTGTCAAAGGGCTTCGCGAGATTGGTATTCAGCCGCAGATCCTCCTCTGCAGGAGCGAGACTTCCCTGGCAGAGGATATAAAAGAAAAGATCGCCCTCTTCTGCAACGTCGAAGAAAGAGCCGTAATAGAGGCCGTTGACGCGAAGTCGATCTACGAAGTGCCTCTCAAGTTTCACGAGCAGGGGCTGGATGATATCGTTGTCGAACTACTCGATCTGGATTGTCCCGAGCCTGACCTGAGAGAATGGGAAGAGATGGTCGGGAAGATTTTCAATGTCGAGGGAACGGTTGATATCGCAGTCTGCGGAAAATATACCCAGATAGTCGATGCCTACAAAAGTATTATAGAGTCGTTCACGCATGCCGGAGTAGCCAATGATGTTCAGGTCAACATACGGTGGGTGAACGTGGAAGATATCGAAAAACAGGGAGCTGAAGCTCTTCTGGACGGAGTACATGGGGTCCTTGTACCTGGAGGTTTCGGGGACAGGGGCATAGAGGGTAAGATAATGGCTGTCAGATATGCAAGGGAGAAGGGGATCCCCTTCCTTGGTATTTGTCTGGGGCTCCAGTGTGCGGTAATAGAATTCGCGAGAAACGTATGTGGTATCGAAGCGGGTAGCAGCGAGTTCGATCCAGATTGTTCGAACCCGGTGATAGATCTGATGCTGGAGCAGAGGAGTCGCTCTAAGATGGGTGGCACCATGAGACTCGGCGCCTATCCCTGCCGGCTCACGGAAAAAACCCTCGCGTACAGCCTGTATGGAGAGACCGACATCAGCGAGAGACACAGACACCGCTGGGAAGTGAACAACGAATACCGTCAGCAGCTCGAGACGAACGGACTCACTATATCCGGCCTTTCTCCCGACGGTGAGCTCGTCGAGGTGGTCGAGATTCCCGGACATCCATTCTTTATCGCCGCTCAATTCCATCCAGAACTCAAATCGAGACCCATGAGAGTTCATCCCCTGTTCAGGGGGCTTGTGGCTGCCGCCAGGGATATGATGAAATCAGGCGGTGTCCGCGGGAGCGAAACCGTGGCCGGCACTGAAAGCTGA